The proteins below are encoded in one region of Halostella salina:
- a CDS encoding RNA-guided endonuclease InsQ/TnpB family protein → MEVRRTVPVKLDVADSDADLLHETISEFLWAANYVVDHAWQGEYKTTSKAELQRETYDDVRAETWLQANLVQNARNKAADAVQSVVARWKQGDYAGKPNFTAPTLVYDKRCATFNDDHATLSTVEGRITAEYVLPDENRETPHSEYLYNDDYEVTGAELHYRDGEFYLHVRTKADVEFETADDGNGEHSTVLGVDLGMENIAVTSTGTFWNGSELNHWHREFEKRRRSLHQRGTRSAHETIQSVGRTETGRYDHFLHTVSKELVAEAVDYGCDVIAFENLTGIRERMPNAKKFHAWAFRRLFEYVEYKAEVVGISVEQVSPAYTSQRCSKCGFTHENNRSTSDGQDVFECLKCGYSPHADYNAAKNIGLKYLRSAQKSSGGGAPVNVRLNRGTLNVNGDYEPSADGGQNGSPCESPTRNEANGEAVSE, encoded by the coding sequence ATGGAGGTCCGTCGCACCGTCCCCGTCAAGCTCGACGTGGCCGACAGCGACGCCGATCTCCTCCACGAAACCATTTCCGAGTTCCTGTGGGCCGCCAACTACGTCGTCGACCACGCGTGGCAAGGCGAGTACAAGACCACGAGCAAGGCCGAACTCCAACGCGAAACCTATGACGACGTGCGGGCAGAGACCTGGCTGCAAGCGAACCTCGTCCAGAACGCCCGCAACAAGGCTGCCGATGCCGTACAGAGCGTCGTTGCTCGCTGGAAGCAAGGTGACTATGCGGGGAAGCCAAACTTCACCGCGCCGACGCTCGTCTACGACAAGCGGTGTGCGACATTCAACGATGACCACGCCACACTTTCGACCGTCGAAGGACGGATTACCGCTGAATACGTCCTCCCCGACGAGAACCGCGAGACACCACACTCGGAGTATCTATACAACGACGACTACGAAGTGACGGGCGCAGAACTGCACTACCGCGACGGCGAGTTCTACCTTCACGTCCGAACAAAGGCGGACGTGGAGTTCGAGACTGCCGACGATGGCAACGGCGAGCACAGCACAGTCCTCGGCGTTGACCTCGGCATGGAAAACATCGCCGTCACCTCCACAGGGACATTCTGGAACGGGTCGGAGTTGAATCACTGGCACCGTGAGTTCGAGAAGCGGCGCAGGTCACTCCACCAGCGCGGCACACGGTCCGCCCACGAAACCATCCAGTCGGTCGGACGTACTGAGACGGGCCGCTACGATCACTTCTTACACACTGTCTCAAAGGAACTCGTCGCGGAAGCCGTCGACTATGGCTGCGACGTGATCGCGTTCGAGAACCTAACCGGGATTCGTGAGCGGATGCCCAACGCCAAGAAGTTCCACGCGTGGGCGTTTCGACGCCTGTTCGAGTACGTCGAGTACAAAGCCGAAGTGGTCGGCATCTCGGTCGAACAGGTGAGTCCTGCGTACACGAGCCAGCGGTGTTCCAAGTGCGGCTTCACTCACGAGAACAACCGTTCAACCTCGGACGGGCAGGACGTATTCGAGTGCCTGAAGTGTGGATACTCCCCCCATGCGGACTACAACGCGGCGAAGAATATCGGATTGAAGTATCTCCGCTCGGCGCAAAAGTCGTCGGGCGGAGGCGCACCCGTAAACGTGCGCTTGAATCGCGGGACGTTGAACGTGAATGGCGATTACGAGCCTTCCGCCGACGGCGGACAGAACGGGAGTCCATGCGAAAGCCCCACCCGCAACGAAGCGAACGGCGAAGCCGTGAGCGAGTAG